Proteins from a genomic interval of Bombus affinis isolate iyBomAffi1 chromosome 14, iyBomAffi1.2, whole genome shotgun sequence:
- the LOC126924599 gene encoding uncharacterized protein LOC126924599 isoform X2 has translation MRGRISVFCAAMVATVMLCRSNGQVYAGTDWLRGLHENIGALNRNIQHNVMQLNQRIQETVQANSAQIHRVTEKLNEELAHGPASVHKIGGNNVIISNNDGMKIVHSGRTSDGKPYVRESTDKIVGDILRHVERIYDPTMNTSKVLGYTLDLKDPDARPIPISEFA, from the exons ATGAGAGGACGAATCAGCGTATTTTGCGCCGCGATGGTCGCTACGGTGATGTTGTGCAG GTCCAATGGACAAGTATACGCGGGAACGGATTGGCTGAGAGGTCTCCACGAGAATATCGGGGCGCTGAATAGAAACATTCAGCACAATGTAATGCAACTGAATCAACGGATACAAGAAACGGTGCAAGCAAACTCGGCACAGATTCATCGGGTAACGGAAAAACTGAACGAAGAATTAG CTCATGGTCCAGCTTCGGTGCACAAAATTGGAGGCAATAACGTGATTATATCTAACAACGATGGAATGAAGATCGTTCATTCTGGTCGCACTTCGGACGGAAAACCGTACGTTCGCGAGAGCACGGATAAAATCGTGGGCGACATTCTTCGACACGTGGAAAGAATTTACGACCCTACTATGAATACCTCGAAGGTGCTAGGCTACACGTTGGATTTGAAGGATCCCGACGCGAGACCTATTCCGATAAGCGAATTTGCTTAA
- the LOC126924599 gene encoding uncharacterized protein LOC126924599 isoform X1 has protein sequence MRGRISVFCAAMVATVMLCSRSNGQVYAGTDWLRGLHENIGALNRNIQHNVMQLNQRIQETVQANSAQIHRVTEKLNEELAHGPASVHKIGGNNVIISNNDGMKIVHSGRTSDGKPYVRESTDKIVGDILRHVERIYDPTMNTSKVLGYTLDLKDPDARPIPISEFA, from the exons ATGAGAGGACGAATCAGCGTATTTTGCGCCGCGATGGTCGCTACGGTGATGTTGTGCAG CAGGTCCAATGGACAAGTATACGCGGGAACGGATTGGCTGAGAGGTCTCCACGAGAATATCGGGGCGCTGAATAGAAACATTCAGCACAATGTAATGCAACTGAATCAACGGATACAAGAAACGGTGCAAGCAAACTCGGCACAGATTCATCGGGTAACGGAAAAACTGAACGAAGAATTAG CTCATGGTCCAGCTTCGGTGCACAAAATTGGAGGCAATAACGTGATTATATCTAACAACGATGGAATGAAGATCGTTCATTCTGGTCGCACTTCGGACGGAAAACCGTACGTTCGCGAGAGCACGGATAAAATCGTGGGCGACATTCTTCGACACGTGGAAAGAATTTACGACCCTACTATGAATACCTCGAAGGTGCTAGGCTACACGTTGGATTTGAAGGATCCCGACGCGAGACCTATTCCGATAAGCGAATTTGCTTAA